One Maribacter sp. HTCC2170 genomic window, CTAAAATCGAATAATGCCAGATTGCCATAAATAGATCCCAACACCAATCAAAACAATGGCGGAAATTATTAGAACATAGAACAACGAGGTAAATTTTATTGAAATCTTTTCTGGCGTAACCATCTTTTGATAATAGTTGAACGTTCGTTCAATATCATCTGTCCAATTCACGGGGTAAATTAGAGATTCACATTTGTTACATTTTATTTTGTTACGCACTTCATTGGTGGTTCTGTCATATAACTTCCCGTATTTATGTTTTTGCTGAAAAGTGATTTTCATGTCCTGATTAAAACATTCAGGACAATTGTTGGTAATATCAGCTTCTTTGATAGTTTCAAATCTTTCCTTCGCCATGACTTAACTGTTAACTTTTAAAGATATCTGCATTATTGTTCCCTCTTTCCCAGAAGAAAGCACCTTTACCTTTCCTTGATGATATTCTTCCACTATTCTTTTAACGAGTGACAACCCAAGACCCCAACCTCTTTTTTTTGAAGTCACTCCTGGATTGAAAATGGTATGATATTCGCTTTTTGCAATTCCACCCCCTGTGTCCGCCACTAGAATATTCACGTATTTGCCGGCAGGAATAATGTCGATTGCAATACTCCCTTTGCCTTTCATGGCATCTATTCCGTTTTTAACTAGATTTTCAATTGTCCAATTATATAGTGATTGATTCAGTAGAACAGGAAGCTTTTGGGTTTTGGTGTTAAAGGAAAAATGAATCAACTTAGAACTCCTACGTTTTAAATAGTCGTAGGCTTCTTTTGTTTCCTCTACTATGTCAAATTCCTTTAGTTCGGGTAATGAACCTATTTTTGAGAAACGTTCTGTAATAGTTTCAAGTCGAGATATATCTTTTTCTATTTCCTTTGTGATTTCAGGGTTTATTTTTTCATTCTTGAGCAATTCGTTCCAGCCCAAGAGTGATGAGAGTGGAGTGCCGATTTGATGGGCTGTTTCCTTTGCCATACCTGCCCAAAGTTTGTTCTGTTCTGAAGCTTTGTTGGTCTTGAAGAAAAAGAAAATAACTGCCGCGAAGAGTAGAATAATCAATAACAAAGCAATAGGATAATATTTTAATTTGTTCAGTACTTCAGAGTTCCCGTAATATAAAGTGGCCAAATGTTCTCCTTGTTGATCAATGAAGATAGGCATGTTCTCGCCTTGGAATTTTTTGATGCTTTCTTGAACATATGTAGAATTTTCAACCTTTTCCTTGGGCATGTTATTGGTTTTGATAGAACCGTCCTTATTGACCAATATCATTGGGGTTGATGTGTTGTTTTGAAATACTTTTAAGGTG contains:
- a CDS encoding sensor histidine kinase, producing the protein MNFNPQKKTSNFILLAVAFAIVSLILWNTNSFFKKFKEEERLKMEIWATAHSEFLQSSEDLDLGNLTLKVFQNNTSTPMILVNKDGSIKTNNMPKEKVENSTYVQESIKKFQGENMPIFIDQQGEHLATLYYGNSEVLNKLKYYPIALLLIILLFAAVIFFFFKTNKASEQNKLWAGMAKETAHQIGTPLSSLLGWNELLKNEKINPEITKEIEKDISRLETITERFSKIGSLPELKEFDIVEETKEAYDYLKRRSSKLIHFSFNTKTQKLPVLLNQSLYNWTIENLVKNGIDAMKGKGSIAIDIIPAGKYVNILVADTGGGIAKSEYHTIFNPGVTSKKRGWGLGLSLVKRIVEEYHQGKVKVLSSGKEGTIMQISLKVNS